The nucleotide sequence GGGCGGCGGGCGCCGCGATCCTCTCAGGTGCCCCCACGCTCGCGGCGATCGGCCCGATCAAGGGCCTGCCGTCGCTGGACAAGGTCCAGGCGGCCCTGCGGGCGGCCTGAACCGCCGCTCCGGGCTCGCCGGGGTCTTCGGATCCGGTCCGCCCGATCCGTCCCCAACTTGTTTTGGCCGCAAACGCGGGCGATCCGTCCCAGGTCGCCTGTCGGCAGGAAGCGGTGGGTCGCTCGCGCCCTCCGCCTCACGTCGGCTTGCCCGGGATCAACCCCGACTTTACCAAAAGCGAACCTGAGCCGTTCACGCGCTCGCCCGCCCGGCCGGAACCCGTCTCGTTGCGCATCCTCGCCCTCCTCCTCGCGTTCCTCGTCGGCGCCGTCGCGGCGAGCACGCCCGCGAGCGCGGTCGAGGCGGTGCGCGTCACGTTGGACGCGCCGGTCATCGACCTGACCCAGGCGATCGAGCGCTACCGCTCGGACGGCGACCTGATTCAGATCTCGACCGCGCCGGGCAAGGACGGCATCGTCCGTCGCATCGTCGTGAAGGCGCGCGACGCGGGCGCGCGGCCGGACTGGATGGTGTTCGCGCTCACCAACGACACCGACGAGCAGATCGACCGCATCCTCGTCGCGCCCCATTTCCGTCTGGTCGATTCCGGCGTGGTCTGGCCCGATCTCGGCGGCTCGCGCATCGCGGCGATCACCGCGAGCCAGGGCATCCGGCCCGAGCGCGACGAGAACCCGGAAGCCGACCAGTTCGTCATCACGCTCGACCCCGGGACGACCGTCACCTACGTGGCGGAGCTGCGCGGGCCGAACATCCCGCAGGTCCATCTCTGGGACCAGGACGCCTATCGCAAGAAGGCCGCGGGGCTGACCCTCTACAAGGGCATCATCATCGGCATCGCGGGCCTGCTCGCGCTCTTCCTCACCATCGTGTTCGTGGTGAAGGGCGCGATCATCTTTCCGGCGGCCGCCGCGCTCGCCTGGTCGGTGCTCGCCTATGCGTGCATCGATTTCGGCTTCCTGCAGCGGGTCTTCCCCGTGACCGAACTCGCCGAGCGGGTCTACCGCGCCTCCGCCGAGGCGGTGCTCGGCGCCACCCTCCTGGTCTTCCTGTTCGCCTACCTGAATCTGTCCCGCTGGCACGTGCGCTACAGCCACGTCGCCTTCTTCTGGCTGGCCTTCCTGGCGGGGCTCGTCGGTCTCGCGGTGTTCGATCCGCCGGTGGCGGCGGGCGTCGCCCGCATCTCGATCGGCGCGGTGGCGGGGGTGGGCCTCCTCCTTATCCTCTACCTCGCCACGCATAACGGCTACGACCGCGCCATCCTGCTCGTGCCCACCTGGACGCTCCTCGTGGTCTGGGTCGTGGCAGCTGGGTTCGCGGTGACCGGCCAGATCGGCAGCGAGCTGGTGCAGCCGGCGTTGATCGGCGGCCTCGTGCTGATCGTGATGCTGATCGGCTTCACGGTGATGCAGCACGCCTTCGCGGGCGGTGGCCTCTCGCACGCCCTGGTCTCGGACACGGAGCGGCGGGCGCTGGCGCTGACGGGGGCCGGCGACATCGTGTTCGACTGGGACGTGCCGGGCGACCGCGTCTTCGCCGGCCAGGAGATCGAGAGCCAGCTCGGCCTCGCCCGCGGTGCCCTCGAAGGGCCGGCGGCCAACTGGCTCGCGCTCCTCCATCCCTTCGACGTGGAGCGCTACTCGGCCGCCCTCGACGCCGTCATTGAGGAGCGGCGTGGGCGCATCGTCCACGATTTTCGCCTGCGCTCATCCGGCGGTGCCTATTACTGGTACCGTCTGAAGGCGCGGCCCGTGATCGGCTCGGATGGCGAGGTGATCCGCGTCGTCGGCACCATCGCGGACGTGACCGAGGTGAAGACCGCCGAGGAGCGCCTGCTGCACGACGCCGTGCACGACAGCCTCACGGGCCTGCCGAACCGCGAGCTGTTCGGCGACCGCCTCGACGCGGCCCTCGCCTTCGCGAGCCAGGACGCGCGCCTGAAGCCGACCGTGATCGTCCTCGACATCGACCGGTTCAAGGGCATCAACGACGCGATCGGGCTCTCGGCCGGCGACTCGATCCTGCTGACGCTCTCGCGCCGTCTCGGGCGCCTGCTCCGGCCCCAGGACACCCTGGCGCGGGTGGCGGGCGACGCCTTCGCGGTCATCCTGCTCTCGGAGCGCGAGCCCGACCGGGTTCTGGCCTTCGCCGAGATGATCCGACGCGCCATCGCCACGCCGATCACCTACGCCGACCGCGAGATCTTCCTGACCGTCTCGATCGGCCTCGCGCTCCACGAGACGGGCGCGCACCCGAAGCGCGACGACGTCTACCAGAGCGCCGAGATCGCGATGATCCAGGCCAAGCGCGGCGGGGGCGACCGCATCGAGGTCTTCCGGGCCAACATGCGCGCCGAGCGCTCGGACAAGCTGATGCTGGAGGCGGACCTGCGCCGCTCACTCGAGCGCAACGAGATGAAGGTCCTGTTCCAGCCGATCGTCCGGCTGGAGGACCGCACCGTCGCGGGCTTCGAGACCGTGCTGCGCTGGGATCACCCGAAGCTTGGGCGCATCCCGTCCGCGACCTTCATGCCGGTGGCCGAGGAGACCGGCTTCGTCGTCAATCTCGGCATCTTCGCCCTGGAGCGCACCGCGCTCGAACTCGCCGCCTGGCAGCGGGCGCTCGAGGTCGAGCCGCCGATCTTCGCCCTGGTCGACGCCTCCTCGCGCCAGCTCCTGCGCCACGACCTGCTGCACGACGTGAAGACGGTGCTGGCCCGCTCCGGCGTGCTGCCGGGCTCGCTCAAGCTCGAATTCTCCGAGAGCCTCGTGATGGAGAACCCCGAATACGCAGCGCAGATGCTCGCCCGCATCCGCGACCTCGGGGCGGGCCTGTGCCTCGCCGATTTCGGCACCGGCTACTCCGCCCTCTCCTACCTCCAGCGTTTCCCCTTCGACACGATCAAGGTCGATCAGTCCTTCGTGCGCCAGATGGCCACCGGCAAGACCGCGATCCTGCGCTCGATCGTCAAGATGGCGACCGAGCTCGACCTCGCCATCGTGGCGGAAGGCACGGAATCGGAAAGAGACGCGCAGGCGCTGGCCGAACTCGGCTGCGAGTACGCCGAGGGCTACGCCTTCGGCGAGCCGATGACGATGCTCCAGGCCCGCCAGCTCTGCGGCGCGGCGCCAGAGGCCGCCTGAGCCATCCTGCCAGTTCCCGCAAGCTCAGATCCGTTCGGGCCAAGTCGACAGGCTCACTTAAACCTGCCTTAACCATGTTGCGGCACGATCCTGTGGAAGGACGGCCCTCGGTGCGCAGGCTCGCGCGGCGGGTGCCCTGTCGAGTGGAGGGGCGTATGGGCGATGCGGCGCGGCGACTGGATCAAGCCGGCGAGCCCGACGTGGTGCGTCGGCTTATCGCCCGTCCGATCCGCCTGGAATACTCCCAGCACTTGGCCGAAGAGGCGCCGCCGGAGGCCGTAGCCGACGAGCCCGCTCCGGACGGCGAGGCGGACGAGGTCCGCGACGTCGCGGCGCTGGAGGCGGAACTCGCTCTGCTTAAGGCGGTGCTCGATGCGGAGCGCCGCGAGGCGGCGAGCCTCCGCGCCCGTCTCGCGGATCCCGCTGCCGGGTCCGACCCGGCGGACGGCCTCGCCGTGCGCGAGCGCTGGGCCGCCTTGGTCGACGAGTTGCTGCTGCGCCTGCGCTGATTCTCTCACCCCATTGACCAGGAGACGCCCATGAGCGCGCGCTGCTCGCTCATCGTCAACGGCAAGGCCGTGCGCGTCTCAACCGGCGACACGCCCGTCGAGGCCGCTTTGGCCGAGGGCATGATCGGTTCGGTGCAGGCCCTGCACGGCACCGCCCTGCTCGGGCAGGGCCCGGGCCCGGCCGCGCGCCGGATGCGAGCCCGGCGCAGCCGGCCCGACGCCCTCGTGTCCGCTGCCCTACCCGGGCAGCGAATCGAGCCGGCGGAGGCGCGTACCTTGCCGCAGGCCAGCCGCAAGGGCTCGCTGACCGAGGTGCGGGTGCTGAGTCCGCATGTCGTGGAGGCGGTGGTAACCCTGACCAAGCGGATCGACCTGGAGCCCGGCCATCAGGTCGCGGTGAGCTTCGAAGGGCTGGGGCCGCTGACGCTCGCGCCGACCCTGCGGATCGACGGCACGACGGAACTCAACGATTTGGTCTTCCACCTGCCGCGCTGCGAGCGGGACGGCAGCCTCATCGAGGCGCTGGCCCCGAACGCCGCCGTGAAGCTCAAGGGCCCGGTCGGGCGCGGCCAGTACCGTCCCGGCGGCGGGCGGCTCGTCCTCGTGGCCTCCGGCACAGGCTTCGCGCCGATCTGGTCGATCGCCCACGCGGCCCGCTACATCGAGCCCGCCCGCGAGATGCACCTGATCGTCGGCGCGCGCGACGCGCTCGACCTCTATATGCGCGACAGCCTCGACTGGCTGCGCCGCACGGGCGTCGCCCGCCTCGTTCTCATCGCCGACCGCGGCCGCCAGCGGCCGCCGGACGTCCGGCCGGGCCCGCTCACCGCCCACCTGCCGACGTTGCGCGCCACCGACGTGGTGCATGTGGCGGGCTGCGCCTCGACGGTGGGCGCCGTGCAGGTGCTGGCCGCGTCGGTCGGCGCGCGCTGCTATCCGATCCCGGTGGATCTGGGCTGACTTCCCGAGGGGGCTCCCCCTCTCCCCACCTGCGGGTAGAGGGCCCCAGGTAGCTTGTCGTGTATGGGGCGCGCGGTACCGATGGTGAGGGGGCGGCTCCGGGAGAGGCTCTTCCGGAACCGCCCCCTCACCGTCGGCTGCCGCCTCGCCACGCTCTCCGACAAGGGGGAGACGTGGCCCTCTCCCCGCGCGCGGGGAGAGGGGATCCGCGCATCAGACCTTCGCAGCATGGCTGGCCAAAAGAAAACGCCCCGTTCCTCTCGGAACGGGGCGCCGGTCTCGAACCCGCCTCAGGCGGTCTTCACCCGCCAGATCTCCTCGGCATATTCCCGCATCGAGCGGTCGGAGGAGAACCACGCCATCCGGGCGGTGTTGTGGATCGCCCGCTTCCACCAGCCCTTCGGGTCGTTCCAGGCGGCGTCGATCTCGCGTTGCGCCCGCCAGTAATCGTCGAAGTCGCAGGTGAGCAGGTACTGGTCGCGGTGGCGCAGGTCGTCGGTCAGCGGCCGGAAGCGGTTGGGCTCCTCGGGCGAGAACCGGCCCGACGCGATCATGTCGAGCGCGGCGGCGAGCCGCGGCGAGTTCCAGATCGCGTCGCGGGCGTAGTGGGGCTGGGCCGAGCGGGCGCGCACGCCCGCCGCGTCGAGGCCGAAGATGAAGATGTTCTCCGGACCCACATGGTCGCGGATCTCGATGTTCGCCCCGTCGAGCGTGCCCACGGTGAGCGCGCCATTGAGCGCCAGCTTCATGTTGCCGGTGCCCGACGCCTCCATGCCGGCCGTCGAGATCTGCTCCGACAGGTCGGCCGCCGGGATGATCACCTCGGCGAGGCTCACCGAGTAGTTCGGCAGGAACACCACCTTGAGCCGGTCGGCGACATCCGGGTCGTCGTTGACCGCGCGGGCCACGTCCGCCGCGAGCTTGATGATGAGCTTGGCCTGCGTGTAGCTCGGCGCCGCCTTGCCGCCGAAGATCTTCACCCGCGGCGTCCAGTCCCGGTGCGGCTCGGACTTGATCGCCTGATAGAGCGCGACCGTCTCGACCACGTTGAGTAGCTGGCGCTTGTACTCGTGGATGCGCTTGATCTGCACGTCGAACAGGGCGGACGGATCGACCGTGACGCCGGTGCGGTCGTAGATCACCTCCGCCAGCGCCTCCTTGCGGCCGCGCCGCACGGAGGCGTAGCGCGCCACGAAGGCCGGATCCTCGGCGTAGGCATCGAGCCCCTTGAGCAGCTCGGGGTTGTCGAGGACGCCCTCACCGAGG is from Methylobacterium radiodurans and encodes:
- a CDS encoding sensor domain-containing phosphodiesterase, whose product is MRILALLLAFLVGAVAASTPASAVEAVRVTLDAPVIDLTQAIERYRSDGDLIQISTAPGKDGIVRRIVVKARDAGARPDWMVFALTNDTDEQIDRILVAPHFRLVDSGVVWPDLGGSRIAAITASQGIRPERDENPEADQFVITLDPGTTVTYVAELRGPNIPQVHLWDQDAYRKKAAGLTLYKGIIIGIAGLLALFLTIVFVVKGAIIFPAAAALAWSVLAYACIDFGFLQRVFPVTELAERVYRASAEAVLGATLLVFLFAYLNLSRWHVRYSHVAFFWLAFLAGLVGLAVFDPPVAAGVARISIGAVAGVGLLLILYLATHNGYDRAILLVPTWTLLVVWVVAAGFAVTGQIGSELVQPALIGGLVLIVMLIGFTVMQHAFAGGGLSHALVSDTERRALALTGAGDIVFDWDVPGDRVFAGQEIESQLGLARGALEGPAANWLALLHPFDVERYSAALDAVIEERRGRIVHDFRLRSSGGAYYWYRLKARPVIGSDGEVIRVVGTIADVTEVKTAEERLLHDAVHDSLTGLPNRELFGDRLDAALAFASQDARLKPTVIVLDIDRFKGINDAIGLSAGDSILLTLSRRLGRLLRPQDTLARVAGDAFAVILLSEREPDRVLAFAEMIRRAIATPITYADREIFLTVSIGLALHETGAHPKRDDVYQSAEIAMIQAKRGGGDRIEVFRANMRAERSDKLMLEADLRRSLERNEMKVLFQPIVRLEDRTVAGFETVLRWDHPKLGRIPSATFMPVAEETGFVVNLGIFALERTALELAAWQRALEVEPPIFALVDASSRQLLRHDLLHDVKTVLARSGVLPGSLKLEFSESLVMENPEYAAQMLARIRDLGAGLCLADFGTGYSALSYLQRFPFDTIKVDQSFVRQMATGKTAILRSIVKMATELDLAIVAEGTESERDAQALAELGCEYAEGYAFGEPMTMLQARQLCGAAPEAA
- a CDS encoding ferredoxin--NAD(+) reductase, with the translated sequence MSARCSLIVNGKAVRVSTGDTPVEAALAEGMIGSVQALHGTALLGQGPGPAARRMRARRSRPDALVSAALPGQRIEPAEARTLPQASRKGSLTEVRVLSPHVVEAVVTLTKRIDLEPGHQVAVSFEGLGPLTLAPTLRIDGTTELNDLVFHLPRCERDGSLIEALAPNAAVKLKGPVGRGQYRPGGGRLVLVASGTGFAPIWSIAHAARYIEPAREMHLIVGARDALDLYMRDSLDWLRRTGVARLVLIADRGRQRPPDVRPGPLTAHLPTLRATDVVHVAGCASTVGAVQVLAASVGARCYPIPVDLG